The genomic stretch ATGACGCGCAACGCCATGGAGGCCGAGGATCTCGTGCAAGACACCTATCTGCGCGCCTACCGTTTTTTTGATAAATTCGAAGAGGGCACGAATTTCAAGGCATGGATCTTTAAAATATTAACCAACACCTTTATCAACAAGTACCGTAAAAAAGTGCGCACGCCGCAGTCCGTGCAGCTGGAAAAGGTCGAGTTCGGGTTGGCTGAAGAAGAGACCCAGCAGGAGACAACGGTCTGGGAAGGCTATGATGAGGAGCGTTACCGCGAATTGTTCGACGACGACATCAAAGCGGCTCTGTCGCAGCTGTCCGAAGAGTTCCGCATGGTGATCATTCTCGCTGATGTCGAGGGGTTCTCCTATAAAGAGATCGCCGAGATGATCAATCGACCTATCGGCACGGTCATGTCCCGGCTGTTCCGCGGCCGGCACATCCTGCAGCGTTCGCTGGACAAATACGCCCGTCGGGAAGGATACATCAAGAATGAATAGCCTAACCAGAGGAATCGCGATGAAACATATTGCTGCGCTGTTCAGCCTGGGGCTCGCTTTCAATGCCGTAAGCGCCCAGCCGTTGGCAGACCAGCGAATCCTGACGGCGGAGCTTTCAGCTGCGCCGACGCCGGCCGCTGTGGGCGGCCGCATCGATTGGACGGTTGCTCTGACTATCACCCCCGGTTTGCATATCAATTCCCACACGCCCACGCAGGATTTTCTCATCCCCACAGAGCTTCGCTTTCTCGACGTCGACGGCGTACGCTTTCGCGATCCGGTCTATCCAGCGCCTGAGATGAAGAG from bacterium encodes the following:
- a CDS encoding sigma-70 family RNA polymerase sigma factor, with the translated sequence MKKNATALSDEAKKKFEAIAFEYMNSLYSTALRMTRNAMEAEDLVQDTYLRAYRFFDKFEEGTNFKAWIFKILTNTFINKYRKKVRTPQSVQLEKVEFGLAEEETQQETTVWEGYDEERYRELFDDDIKAALSQLSEEFRMVIILADVEGFSYKEIAEMINRPIGTVMSRLFRGRHILQRSLDKYARREGYIKNE